A window from Borrelia sp. P9F1 encodes these proteins:
- a CDS encoding DUF3996 domain-containing protein: MLSKKLLFMLFLLATLTPAHIFSRETSENGSTTTKMNNPPNLCSRGKFGFGIFFPFPTGMEFSIKNFDLGIGMIHTSITNLFSKELMFYTHTHYIFSDLHILNAFFFFMGAGLFLEVGSTSEIYGQRSYSGVSYKIGLSVPFGIKYKMLGDNFEISIRTSPSLFIGQTPSRQFIFPIRGDLSVGIKGWI, from the coding sequence ATGCTAAGCAAAAAATTATTATTCATGCTGTTCTTATTGGCAACACTAACTCCTGCTCACATATTTTCAAGAGAAACCTCAGAAAACGGTTCTACCACGACTAAAATGAATAATCCCCCCAATCTTTGCTCAAGAGGAAAGTTCGGGTTTGGTATTTTCTTTCCCTTTCCGACAGGAATGGAATTTAGTATAAAAAATTTTGACCTCGGTATAGGGATGATACACACAAGTATTACAAATCTTTTTTCGAAAGAACTCATGTTCTATACACATACTCATTATATATTCTCAGATCTACATATTTTAAATGCTTTCTTTTTTTTTATGGGTGCTGGTCTATTCTTAGAAGTTGGTAGCACGTCAGAAATATATGGACAAAGATCTTATTCAGGCGTTAGCTATAAGATTGGATTGTCTGTTCCCTTTGGAATAAAGTACAAAATGTTAGGTGATAATTTTGAAATCAGCATAAGGACTTCTCCGTCTCTTTTTATCGGACAGACTCCCAGTAGGCAATTTATATTCCCAATAAGGGGGGATTTATCTGTAGGAATAAAGGGTTGGATTTAA
- a CDS encoding chemotaxis protein CheW — protein sequence MELETDLQSMLSQYLLFSLDELYAIEIKYVVEVLEYTKISKIPRTPDYMAGIINNRGKIVPIIDIRRQFGMEERRISEEEIKKNKGVDVSNIIILTLTYEGDEFNLGILVDYVNEVLELDPASIDDTPKIGTGFNARFISGIGKSKNRFIIILDIENLFDIKELSKFRNTTIYDPDNE from the coding sequence ATGGAATTAGAAACGGATTTGCAGAGTATGCTAAGTCAGTATCTTTTGTTTAGTTTGGATGAACTCTATGCCATCGAGATTAAATATGTAGTTGAGGTATTAGAATACACTAAAATATCTAAAATACCAAGAACACCTGATTATATGGCGGGTATAATTAACAATCGAGGGAAAATAGTACCCATAATCGACATTAGAAGACAGTTTGGTATGGAGGAACGTAGGATTAGCGAGGAGGAGATTAAGAAAAACAAAGGGGTTGATGTTTCAAATATCATCATACTGACTCTGACGTATGAGGGTGATGAGTTTAATCTTGGGATTTTGGTAGATTATGTTAATGAAGTTCTTGAATTAGATCCGGCTAGTATTGATGATACCCCAAAGATTGGTACTGGGTTTAACGCTAGGTTTATCTCAGGGATTGGTAAGAGTAAAAATAGGTTTATCATTATTCTTGACATAGAGAATTTGTTTGATATTAAGGAGCTTTCCAAGTTTAGAAATACTACGATATATGATCCTGATAATGAGTAA
- a CDS encoding DUF3996 domain-containing protein: MKKKIAIVIMLALCLSPVFANSTARSKFGAGFLLPFPIVLELSIGNVDIDFGLYNGANNLFKDWRTLFLALDYIFYLYTFPGAANILEFAVGGGAYGTMWLSRWGNGQANSGPVSVGARLPLFLNLAVSRHRFDLFLKVAPGLGMNIWSGGVGFRWEVFAGLGFRFWFA; encoded by the coding sequence ATGAAAAAAAAGATTGCAATTGTTATAATGTTGGCGTTGTGCTTGAGTCCTGTTTTTGCGAATTCAACGGCAAGAAGTAAATTTGGTGCGGGGTTTTTGTTGCCTTTCCCTATTGTATTAGAATTAAGCATTGGGAATGTGGATATAGATTTTGGCCTTTACAACGGTGCAAACAATTTATTTAAAGACTGGAGAACGTTATTTCTTGCACTAGATTACATCTTCTACTTGTACACCTTCCCGGGGGCAGCTAACATTTTAGAATTTGCTGTGGGGGGTGGCGCATATGGCACTATGTGGTTATCGAGATGGGGTAATGGCCAAGCAAACAGTGGTCCAGTGAGCGTAGGTGCACGACTGCCCTTATTTTTAAACCTTGCAGTGTCTAGGCATAGATTTGATTTATTTTTAAAAGTAGCGCCTGGTCTTGGAATGAATATTTGGAGCGGAGGAGTGGGTTTTAGATGGGAAGTATTTGCAGGACTTGGATTTAGGTTCTGGTTCGCGTAA
- a CDS encoding chemotaxis protein CheA: protein MNTRDMIDKFRDSFKEESIENISDIEQALLNIEFESGQEVINSIFRNFHTIKGSAGMFGFNFTASLVHEIETVLDPIKEGSDEFDQATVDSTLMAVDFIRELIEGDEAIGEVEFKTREKELIETIKMGIGASADVKLGGDLESSSSCEVQIDSPGGGGEESSSELSSEGGFEDEALNIATKVYRIIFKPARGILFHGHKPINLLKKILNLGNGQIKARVGNIPDLELISPDNVYVKWEMKLETEESRNAIEDVFVFLDEQSKVVVEEVDKFYEIPEDDLDLLESDEVRASSDLKEVSSAKQSLLSKTREVESKVSSRSDGGNFNFIDVTAKSKVNIASIKVDSKKLDHLVNLVGELVTIQSKLSKEAENKGSNVLNSISAEFSLLINELRDYTTGLRTVPIEILFVKFQRIVKDLSAQLGKSILYHTQGGDTVLDKSIIEKLNEPLVHLIRNSIDHGIESVDERVKAGKDPKGVIKLSAHQSGDSVIVVIEDDGRGLDRLKIIKKAVEKDIVSETVSKTLSEADVYNLIFEPGFSTASVVTSISGRGVGMDVVRKQVESLRGSVVLESDLGKYTRTKLIFPLTLAIIEGWLVRVKDEHFIVPLSSVESCLEADKLMSKKCGLECNNNVMNYRGSMISYIRLREFFEISKERSASEHVVVVNTNSGKIGIVVDEVLGQHQTVIKALGKVYSRVEGVSGATILGDGSLALVIDIDTITKIIK from the coding sequence ATGAACACTAGAGATATGATTGATAAATTTAGAGATTCTTTTAAAGAAGAGTCCATAGAAAACATCTCAGATATTGAACAGGCACTTCTGAATATTGAGTTTGAATCGGGACAAGAAGTTATTAATTCTATTTTTAGAAATTTTCATACAATAAAGGGCAGCGCTGGGATGTTTGGGTTTAATTTTACTGCTTCTCTTGTTCATGAGATAGAGACTGTACTTGATCCTATCAAGGAAGGGTCTGATGAATTTGATCAAGCTACTGTTGATTCTACTTTAATGGCAGTTGATTTTATTCGCGAGTTAATTGAAGGAGATGAGGCTATTGGTGAGGTTGAATTTAAAACTCGAGAGAAGGAATTAATAGAGACGATTAAAATGGGAATAGGAGCGTCTGCTGATGTTAAACTTGGTGGCGACTTGGAATCTAGTTCTAGTTGTGAGGTTCAAATAGATTCGCCTGGTGGGGGTGGAGAGGAGTCTTCCTCTGAATTATCTTCGGAGGGCGGATTTGAGGATGAGGCTTTAAATATTGCAACTAAGGTTTATAGAATTATTTTCAAGCCTGCAAGGGGAATTTTGTTTCATGGTCATAAACCAATTAATTTATTGAAGAAAATATTGAATTTGGGTAATGGCCAGATTAAGGCTAGGGTGGGGAATATTCCTGATTTAGAGTTAATATCTCCTGATAATGTTTATGTTAAATGGGAGATGAAATTAGAGACAGAAGAGAGTAGGAACGCCATAGAAGATGTTTTTGTGTTCCTAGACGAGCAGTCAAAAGTTGTTGTTGAAGAAGTTGACAAGTTTTATGAGATACCCGAGGATGACCTTGACTTATTAGAATCAGATGAAGTTAGGGCAAGTAGTGATCTAAAGGAGGTGTCTTCTGCAAAACAGAGTTTATTGTCAAAAACTAGGGAAGTTGAGAGCAAGGTGTCTTCTAGGAGTGATGGGGGTAATTTTAATTTTATTGATGTTACTGCTAAAAGCAAGGTCAATATTGCAAGTATTAAGGTTGATTCAAAAAAGTTAGATCACTTGGTAAATCTTGTTGGTGAACTTGTGACAATCCAATCTAAGCTTTCAAAAGAGGCTGAGAATAAGGGTAGCAATGTTTTAAACTCGATTTCAGCTGAGTTTTCTTTGCTTATTAACGAACTCAGGGATTATACAACAGGACTTAGAACTGTTCCCATTGAAATTTTATTTGTAAAGTTTCAAAGAATAGTTAAGGATTTATCTGCTCAGCTTGGGAAATCCATTCTTTATCATACTCAGGGTGGAGACACTGTTCTTGACAAAAGTATTATTGAGAAATTAAATGAGCCTTTGGTGCACTTAATAAGGAATTCAATTGACCATGGTATTGAGTCAGTAGATGAGAGGGTAAAGGCTGGAAAGGATCCTAAAGGTGTAATTAAGCTTTCTGCACATCAGTCGGGAGACTCTGTTATCGTGGTTATTGAGGATGATGGTAGGGGGCTTGACAGGCTTAAGATAATTAAGAAAGCTGTAGAGAAGGATATAGTATCTGAAACTGTTTCAAAAACTTTGTCGGAAGCTGATGTGTATAATCTAATTTTTGAACCTGGGTTTTCAACGGCTAGTGTTGTAACTAGTATATCTGGACGGGGCGTTGGGATGGATGTTGTTAGGAAGCAGGTGGAGTCTTTAAGGGGCAGTGTTGTTCTTGAGAGTGATCTTGGGAAATATACTAGAACGAAATTGATTTTTCCCTTGACCTTGGCGATTATTGAAGGTTGGTTGGTAAGAGTCAAGGATGAACATTTCATCGTGCCTCTCTCCAGTGTTGAATCTTGTCTTGAGGCCGATAAGTTGATGTCTAAGAAATGTGGACTTGAATGCAATAATAATGTTATGAACTATAGGGGGAGCATGATTAGTTATATACGTCTGCGGGAGTTTTTTGAGATATCTAAGGAAAGAAGTGCTAGTGAGCATGTTGTTGTTGTTAATACGAATAGTGGAAAGATAGGAATTGTAGTTGATGAAGTGTTGGGACAGCATCAGACTGTCATAAAGGCTTTGGGGAAAGTTTATTCTAGGGTAGAGGGAGTGTCAGGAGCTACAATACTTGGAGATGGTAGTTTGGCGCTAGTAATAGATATTGATACTATAACCAAAATTATAAAATAG